One segment of Haloplanus natans DSM 17983 DNA contains the following:
- a CDS encoding Lrp/AsnC family transcriptional regulator → MDAKRELVDLLLEDAREDTETMARQLGRSQAEVEEMLDELEAEGSIVGYQAVVDWSKVDEDHVTAEVELNLELDRDTKYAQVARRITKFDEVTALHLVSGDYDFDVTVEAESMRAVSMFVSEQIAPIPEVTQTVTHFVMNTYKNRGIEFTDRDDDDRLSVSP, encoded by the coding sequence ATGGACGCGAAACGCGAACTGGTCGACTTGCTGCTGGAGGACGCCCGCGAGGACACGGAGACGATGGCGCGTCAGCTCGGCCGGTCGCAGGCCGAAGTCGAGGAGATGCTCGACGAACTCGAAGCCGAGGGCTCCATAGTCGGCTACCAAGCCGTCGTCGACTGGAGCAAGGTCGACGAGGACCACGTCACCGCCGAGGTCGAACTGAACCTCGAACTCGACCGTGACACGAAGTACGCGCAGGTTGCCCGACGGATCACGAAGTTCGACGAGGTGACGGCCCTGCATCTCGTCTCCGGCGACTACGACTTCGACGTGACCGTCGAGGCCGAGTCGATGCGCGCCGTCTCCATGTTCGTCTCCGAACAGATCGCGCCGATTCCGGAGGTGACACAGACGGTGACGCACTTCGTGATGAACACGTACAAGAACCGAGGTATCGAGTTCACCGACCGCGACGACGACGACCGGCTGTCGGTTTCGCCATGA
- a CDS encoding pyridoxal phosphate-dependent aminotransferase, with protein MKLSDRAESTPPSGIRRFFELAEEMDDVISLGVGEPDFSAPWKARTAAIHSLERGRTSYTTNRGMYDLRTAISEHVTRYDLDYGPEEEVLVTTGASEAVDLALRAIVDPGDTVAVQSPAYISYGPGVRFSGGEPLPVSTRAENDFVLTYDDLERAGAADAEVLMLCYPNNPTGATATESDLAEIATFAREHDLTVLSDEIYAALTYDGDHTSISTLPGMRERTVVFNGFSKAYAMTGLRLGYALGPPEAIDAMNRIHQYTMLSAPTTAQYAALEALQSCDDDVEEMHTQYDRRRRFVISRFRDMGLDCFEATGAFYAFPEAPYDDEQFAEDLLHDQGVAVVPGRVFGEEGYGHLRVSYATGMSELKEALNRIEAFLDER; from the coding sequence ATGAAGCTGTCGGATCGCGCGGAGTCGACACCGCCCTCCGGCATCCGTCGGTTCTTCGAACTCGCCGAGGAGATGGACGACGTCATCTCGCTGGGCGTCGGCGAACCGGATTTCAGCGCCCCGTGGAAGGCCCGCACCGCCGCTATCCACTCCCTGGAGCGCGGGCGGACCTCCTACACCACGAATCGCGGGATGTACGACCTCCGGACCGCCATCTCCGAACACGTCACGCGGTACGACCTCGACTACGGCCCCGAGGAGGAGGTGCTGGTGACGACGGGCGCGAGCGAGGCGGTCGACCTGGCGCTCCGGGCCATCGTCGACCCCGGCGACACCGTGGCGGTCCAGTCGCCGGCGTACATCTCCTACGGACCCGGCGTACGCTTCTCCGGCGGCGAGCCACTGCCCGTCTCTACGCGCGCGGAAAACGACTTCGTGCTCACCTACGACGACCTGGAGCGGGCCGGGGCCGCCGACGCCGAGGTGCTGATGCTCTGTTATCCGAACAACCCGACGGGCGCGACGGCCACGGAGAGCGATCTCGCGGAGATTGCGACGTTCGCCCGGGAACACGATCTGACGGTGCTGTCAGACGAAATATACGCGGCGCTCACCTACGACGGCGACCACACTTCGATATCGACGCTACCCGGTATGCGCGAGCGAACGGTCGTCTTCAACGGCTTCTCGAAGGCCTACGCCATGACGGGGCTTCGCCTCGGCTACGCCCTCGGCCCGCCCGAGGCAATCGACGCGATGAACCGCATCCACCAGTATACGATGCTCTCGGCGCCGACGACGGCGCAGTACGCCGCCCTCGAAGCCCTGCAGTCGTGTGACGACGACGTCGAGGAGATGCACACCCAGTACGACCGCCGGCGGCGCTTCGTCATCTCGCGCTTTCGGGACATGGGACTCGACTGCTTCGAGGCGACCGGCGCCTTCTATGCCTTCCCCGAGGCGCCGTACGACGACGAACAGTTCGCCGAGGACCTCCTCCACGACCAGGGAGTCGCGGTGGTGCCCGGCCGGGTCTTCGGCGAGGAAGGGTACGGCCACCTTCGGGTCTCCTACGCCACCGGGATGTCGGAGTTGAAGGAGGCGCTGAACCGGATCGAGGCGTTCCTCGACGAGCGATGA
- a CDS encoding vWA domain-containing protein has translation MALSDAFLTPLGLVALLAVVPIVVLYLVQPDPRRIELPTLRFLLDDDERDASNPLLERLRRSLLLLLQLLVVVGLAVALAGPYVSVSESQTVEETVIVLDGSASMGVETDGGTRFSAAVAAAREVTTGTNAVVFAGAESRIALRSGGGDEVDATLDGLAVVDAPTDLGAAISQAASIAGENARIVVLSDFADDAGWTDAVRSARARDLQVDLRQFAGGGTANVGIVDRAFSGRNVTLSVKNFGTEGVTRSVTLGNQRRSVSLGPGALERVSFTVPAGGGRAELNPGDDFPTDDAAYLAAPADPTVDVLLLTNDRNRYLTTALSVVDEVRLTVDQPPTTVEGDYDVILYSNLDPERLLRGNVEAGRDLLEAGGGVGVLAQSSPPALLGDLLLLSPSGVGTNPSLGPVATDDLTRGIDFPPPERYLRGSLDAGTALVQTRNGTPVVATQQRGPGRVLYYGYVVNDDPFRFNYQYPVFWKRATFYLAGRDPLPTLNRETGGRLQFANETRVGTPDGTVSARVVPLDRTGFYATETRRIGVSLYSEAESDVAAEPLESRSEGTGVTTRQEERRVPRPLTPFVALAALLVAVGEIAYLRRRGDL, from the coding sequence ATGGCCCTCTCGGACGCCTTTCTCACGCCGCTGGGGTTGGTCGCCCTGCTGGCCGTGGTCCCCATCGTCGTCCTCTATCTCGTCCAGCCCGACCCCCGCCGAATCGAACTCCCCACCCTCCGGTTCCTGCTCGACGACGACGAGCGGGACGCGTCGAACCCCCTGCTCGAACGGCTTCGTCGCAGTCTCCTCCTCCTCTTGCAGTTGCTCGTCGTCGTCGGCCTCGCCGTCGCACTCGCCGGCCCCTACGTCTCCGTCTCCGAGAGTCAGACCGTCGAGGAGACGGTCATCGTCCTCGACGGTAGCGCGAGCATGGGCGTCGAAACCGACGGTGGTACGCGCTTTTCGGCCGCCGTCGCCGCCGCCCGTGAGGTGACGACCGGAACCAACGCCGTCGTCTTCGCCGGCGCTGAGAGCCGGATCGCCCTCCGCTCCGGCGGCGGCGACGAAGTCGACGCCACGCTCGACGGCCTCGCCGTCGTCGACGCGCCGACCGACCTCGGCGCCGCCATCTCACAGGCGGCCTCCATCGCCGGCGAGAACGCCCGGATCGTCGTCCTCAGCGACTTCGCGGACGACGCGGGCTGGACCGACGCCGTCCGCTCCGCTCGCGCCCGCGACCTACAGGTCGACCTCCGGCAGTTCGCGGGCGGCGGGACGGCGAACGTCGGCATCGTCGACCGCGCGTTCTCCGGGCGCAACGTCACGCTGTCGGTGAAGAACTTCGGGACCGAGGGGGTCACCCGGTCGGTGACGCTCGGAAACCAGCGCCGGTCCGTCTCGCTCGGTCCCGGCGCCCTCGAACGCGTGTCCTTTACCGTCCCGGCGGGCGGCGGACGGGCGGAACTGAACCCCGGCGACGACTTCCCCACCGACGACGCGGCGTATCTGGCCGCCCCCGCCGATCCGACGGTCGACGTGCTCCTCCTGACCAACGATCGGAACCGATATCTCACGACCGCCCTCTCCGTCGTCGACGAGGTGCGTCTCACCGTCGATCAGCCGCCGACGACCGTCGAGGGCGACTACGACGTGATCCTCTACAGCAACCTCGACCCAGAGCGCCTCCTCCGGGGCAACGTCGAAGCCGGCCGTGACCTGCTCGAAGCGGGTGGCGGCGTCGGCGTCCTCGCGCAGTCGTCGCCGCCGGCTCTCCTCGGCGACCTCCTCTTGCTCTCGCCGTCCGGCGTCGGCACCAACCCCTCGCTCGGCCCGGTGGCGACGGACGACCTCACCCGCGGCATCGACTTCCCGCCGCCGGAGCGGTACCTTCGGGGCTCGCTCGACGCCGGCACGGCCCTCGTCCAGACCCGCAACGGGACGCCGGTCGTGGCGACCCAGCAACGCGGCCCGGGCCGTGTCCTCTACTACGGCTACGTCGTGAACGACGATCCGTTCCGGTTCAACTACCAGTATCCCGTCTTCTGGAAGCGAGCGACGTTCTACCTCGCGGGACGCGATCCGCTTCCGACGCTGAACCGCGAGACCGGCGGCCGCCTCCAGTTCGCGAACGAGACGCGGGTGGGGACGCCCGACGGCACCGTCTCAGCCCGCGTCGTCCCGCTCGACCGAACGGGCTTTTACGCCACGGAGACCCGCCGGATCGGCGTCTCGCTCTACAGCGAGGCCGAATCCGACGTGGCCGCCGAACCGCTCGAGAGTCGGAGCGAGGGGACCGGCGTCACCACGCGGCAAGAGGAGCGACGGGTGCCCCGGCCGCTGACGCCCTTCGTCGCCCTCGCGGCCCTGCTGGTCGCCGTGGGCGAAATCGCCTACCTTCGCCGGCGGGGTGATCTCTGA